The following proteins are encoded in a genomic region of Oreochromis aureus strain Israel breed Guangdong linkage group 8, ZZ_aureus, whole genome shotgun sequence:
- the LOC116321246 gene encoding serine/threonine-protein kinase pim-2-like isoform X1 translates to MSSKSWPTFTTPRAVGESKYLERHTEPWSFRIEDRTSDGRIKSSKRKDGSTERLEKASKIRKDSENPTPGPSHVFFEKSAFRKKSSKRKNRTEEPRSKKRRTSSSQESNNSIDETDNPLPNTYKSHTKEEFEEKYEEQDVLGEGQFGKVFCGKRREDNFQVVIKHVSQKSLHRQPMLLNGEKTKIPMEVALLIKVGAGPEATSSNVTPVLLDWYDLEKELVMVFEGSKNNIDLEVYLLKRREMICESDIKAIMRQLVDAATEMHSKGIFHQDIKTDNIIIENSAERLANWCVKYIDFGCGAIFTPEAVTRRNGRKSPALNLPFNATKADCITVLQLGRVMDRLLHNIFQVTSANKVSSKRTDISENCESFLLGCLADSHEDRLTLEELQNHPWFK, encoded by the exons ATGTCGTCAAAATCTTGGCCGACCTTTACTACACCACGTGCTGTGGGTGAAAGTAAATATCTAG AACGCCACACTGAGCCCTGGTCCTTCAGGATAGAGGACAGGACGTCAGATGGGCGAATCAAGAGCTCCAAAAGAAAAGATGGTTCCACAGAGAGATTGGAAAAAGCTTCAAAAATAAGAAAGGACAGCGAAAATCCAACCCCAGGCCCCAGCCATGTTTTCTTTGAGAAGT CTGCTTTCAGAAAGAAGAGCAGCAAAagaaagaacagaacagaagaaCCACGCAGTAAAAAGAGGAGGACATCAAGCTCACAGGAGTCCAACAACTCCATCGATGAGACAGATAATCCTTTACCTAACACATACAAAAGTCACACTAAAG AGGAGTTTgaagaaaaatatgaagagcaggATGTGCTGGGTGAAGGACAGTTTGGGAAAGTATTCTGTGGAAAACGCAGAGAAGACAATTTCCAA GTGGTTATAAAACATGTTTCTCAGAAGTCACTCCACCGCCAACCAATG CTTCTTAATGGTGAAAAGACCAAAATTCCTATGGAGGTGGCACTGCTGATAAAAGTGGGGGCAGGACCAGAGGCTACAAGCAGCAATGTGACCCCAGTTTTACTCGACTGGTATGACTTAGAAAAAGAACTTGTTATGGTCTTTGAAGGGAGCAAAAACAACATAGACTTGGAAGTTTACCTgttgaaaagaagagaaatgatTTGTGAGAGCGACATTAAG GCCATAATGAGACAGTTGGTAGATGCAGCCACTGAAATGCACTCCAAGGGTATTTTCCATCAAGACATTAAGACAGACAATATTATAATTGAAAACTCAGCTGAACGTTTAGCAAATTGGTGTGTCAAATACATTGATTTtggctgtggagccatttttaCACCAGAAGCAGTCACTCGAAGAAATG GGAGAAAATCACCGGCTCTAAACTTGCCGTTTAACGCCACCAAAGCCGATTGCATCACAGTTTTGCAGCTGGGCAGGGTGATGGATAGGCTGTTACACAACATCTTCCAAGTCACCTCTGCCAATAAGGTGTCTTCGAAGCGTACCGATATTTCAGAAA ACTGCGAGAGTTTTCTGTTAGGTTGTCTGGCAGACAGTCATGAAGACCGCCTCACCCTGGAGGAACTTCAAAATCATCCCTGGTTCAAATGA
- the LOC116321246 gene encoding serine/threonine-protein kinase pim-3-like isoform X2, producing MSSKSWPTFTTPRAVGESKYLERHTEPWSFRIEDRTSDGRIKSSKRKDGSTERLEKASKIRKDSENPTPGPSHVFFEKSAFRKKSSKRKNRTEEPRSKKRRTSSSQESNNSIDETDNPLPNTYKSHTKEEFEEKYEEQDVLGEGQFGKVFCGKRREDNFQVVIKHVSQKSLHRQPMLLNGEKTKIPMEVALLIKVGAGPEATSSNVTPVLLDWYDLEKELVMVFEGSKNNIDLEVYLLKRREMICESDIKAIMRQLVDAATEMHSKEAVTRRNGRKSPALNLPFNATKADCITVLQLGRVMDRLLHNIFQVTSANKVSSKRTDISENCESFLLGCLADSHEDRLTLEELQNHPWFK from the exons ATGTCGTCAAAATCTTGGCCGACCTTTACTACACCACGTGCTGTGGGTGAAAGTAAATATCTAG AACGCCACACTGAGCCCTGGTCCTTCAGGATAGAGGACAGGACGTCAGATGGGCGAATCAAGAGCTCCAAAAGAAAAGATGGTTCCACAGAGAGATTGGAAAAAGCTTCAAAAATAAGAAAGGACAGCGAAAATCCAACCCCAGGCCCCAGCCATGTTTTCTTTGAGAAGT CTGCTTTCAGAAAGAAGAGCAGCAAAagaaagaacagaacagaagaaCCACGCAGTAAAAAGAGGAGGACATCAAGCTCACAGGAGTCCAACAACTCCATCGATGAGACAGATAATCCTTTACCTAACACATACAAAAGTCACACTAAAG AGGAGTTTgaagaaaaatatgaagagcaggATGTGCTGGGTGAAGGACAGTTTGGGAAAGTATTCTGTGGAAAACGCAGAGAAGACAATTTCCAA GTGGTTATAAAACATGTTTCTCAGAAGTCACTCCACCGCCAACCAATG CTTCTTAATGGTGAAAAGACCAAAATTCCTATGGAGGTGGCACTGCTGATAAAAGTGGGGGCAGGACCAGAGGCTACAAGCAGCAATGTGACCCCAGTTTTACTCGACTGGTATGACTTAGAAAAAGAACTTGTTATGGTCTTTGAAGGGAGCAAAAACAACATAGACTTGGAAGTTTACCTgttgaaaagaagagaaatgatTTGTGAGAGCGACATTAAG GCCATAATGAGACAGTTGGTAGATGCAGCCACTGAAATGCACTCCAAGG AAGCAGTCACTCGAAGAAATG GGAGAAAATCACCGGCTCTAAACTTGCCGTTTAACGCCACCAAAGCCGATTGCATCACAGTTTTGCAGCTGGGCAGGGTGATGGATAGGCTGTTACACAACATCTTCCAAGTCACCTCTGCCAATAAGGTGTCTTCGAAGCGTACCGATATTTCAGAAA ACTGCGAGAGTTTTCTGTTAGGTTGTCTGGCAGACAGTCATGAAGACCGCCTCACCCTGGAGGAACTTCAAAATCATCCCTGGTTCAAATGA